From the genome of Malus sylvestris chromosome 6, drMalSylv7.2, whole genome shotgun sequence, one region includes:
- the LOC126626859 gene encoding uncharacterized protein LOC126626859, which translates to MSGVSGDSRTGNTAFETINAAASAIAAAENRAPHATAQKRRWGSFLSTYWCFGFQRHRKSIGHIAPEPTDPGGDASRAESSIQAPSIVFPFVAPPSSPASFLQSEPPSVTQSPATGFFSLSASMYSPGPASIFAIGPYAHDTQLVSPPVFSTLTTEPSTAPFTPPPESVHLTTPSSPEVPFAQLLDPHFRNGEGGQRFPLSHYEFPSYQLYPGSPVGQLISPSSAISGSGTSSPFPDRDFAVGGPHFLEFRTGDPPKLLNLDILSTRDWGSRLASGSVTPDGARSTVSDGFLQKPQTPEVVLNPRSNTRGRNNGIVINHRVSFELSSEAIVRSVEKKTALAEAASTSIEETEKGQSEEDPCKAVSSSECPACETPSDAPENAVADEEDAQLHQKHRSITLGSSKEFNFDNADGGDSGNSNTIGSDWWANEKVSLKENGTPKNWSFFPMVQPGVS; encoded by the exons ATGAGTGGTGTTAGTGGAGACTCGAGAACTGGTAACACCGCTTTTGAGACTATAAACGCAGCTGCTTCCGCGATTGCAGCCGCGGAGAACCGTGCGCCTCACGCCACCGCTCAG AAGAGAAGATGGGGTAGTTTCCTGAGCACATATTGGTGTTTTGGATTTCAAAGACACAGAAAGAGCATTGGGCATATTGCTCCTGAACCGACGGACCCTGGAGGTGATGCTTCAAGAGCAGAAAGTTCAATCCAGGCACCTTCAATTGTATTTCCCTTTGTTGCACCTCCGTCCTCTCCTGCATCCTTTCTTCAATCAGAACCACCTTCAGTCACACAATCACCAGCGACtggttttttctctctttcagcAAGCATGTACTCCCCTGGGCCTGCCTCAATTTTTGCTATCGGTCCTTATGCTCACGACACCCAGTTGGTCTCACCGCCTGTTTTCTCAACCCTCACTACTGAACCATCAACTGCTCCCTTTACTCCTCCTCCTGAGTCTGTTCATTTGACTACCCCTTCCTCGCCCGAGGTTCCATTTGCTCAGCTTCTTGATCCTCACTTTCGGAATGGTGAAGGTGGTCAGAGATTCCCATTATCTCACTACGAGTTTCCGTCTTACCAACTTTACCCTGGAAGCCCAGTTGGTCAGCTTATATCGCCAAGCTCAGCAATCTCAGGTTCTGGTACTTCGTCTCCTTTTCCCGACCGCGACTTTGCTGTTGGTGGTCCTCACTTCCTGGAATTCCGAACAGGTGATCCTCCTAAGCTCTTGAACCTTGACATTCTTTCGACCCGTGATTGGGGTTCAAGACTAGCTTCTGGTTCTGTGACCCCTGATGGTGCAAGGTCAACAGTTTCTGATGGTTTCCTTCAAAAGCCTCAAACCCCTGAGGTTGTATTAAATCCACGATCCAACACTAGAGGTAGAAATAATGGAATTGTGATCAACCATAGAGTTTCCTTTGAGTTAAGTTCTGAAGCAATTGTAAGAAGTGTAGAAAAAAAGACGGCATTAGCGGAAGCTGCATCAACTTCTATAGAAGAAACAGAAAAGGGCCAGAGCGAAGAGGATCCTTGCAAAGCAGTGAGCAGTTCCGAGTGCCCTGCCTGTGAGACACCCAGTGATGCACCAGAGAACGCTGTGGCCGACGAGGAGGATGCACAGCTGCACCAGAAGCACCGATCCATCACACTTGGTTCTAGTAAGGAATTCAATTTTGACAATGCTGATGGAGGAGATTCAGGTAACTCAAATACTATTGGCTCCGACTGGTGGGCAAATGAGAAAGTTAGTCTGAAGGAAAACGGGACACCAAAGAATTGGTCTTTCTTCCCTATGGTGCAGCCGGGTGTTAGTTAA